A genomic segment from Fibrobacterota bacterium encodes:
- a CDS encoding peptide chain release factor-like protein, whose protein sequence is MGKTGESSGTAPAVAVAAAWAWLSLPSESLLKQCLQARFQGSGPGGQKRNRVYSGVRLTHPASGLSAESVDSRASARNLGEALSRLRLAIALAAAPADPAEAGNDPEKDPGNAAVTKAPGHPADPAPATPFRAGANPSHPDYARGALRALSLLRFHAGQLAPAAAALGCTPSALTRYLKEEKAVWARAREIRIGKGLHPLK, encoded by the coding sequence ATGGGGAAGACCGGGGAATCGTCCGGGACCGCGCCTGCCGTCGCCGTCGCGGCGGCCTGGGCCTGGCTCTCCTTGCCGTCCGAGTCCCTCCTCAAGCAATGCCTCCAGGCGAGATTCCAGGGCTCGGGCCCCGGCGGGCAAAAGCGGAACCGCGTCTATAGCGGCGTGCGCCTGACCCACCCGGCTTCGGGCCTATCGGCGGAAAGCGTGGATTCGCGCGCTTCGGCCCGCAACCTCGGCGAGGCCTTGTCCCGCCTGCGCCTGGCCATCGCCCTGGCCGCCGCGCCGGCCGACCCGGCGGAGGCGGGAAACGATCCGGAAAAGGATCCGGGTAACGCCGCGGTTACGAAAGCCCCCGGCCACCCGGCCGATCCGGCCCCGGCGACGCCCTTCCGGGCCGGAGCCAATCCGTCCCATCCCGACTACGCGCGCGGCGCCCTGCGCGCCCTATCCTTGCTGCGATTCCATGCGGGCCAACTGGCGCCGGCCGCCGCCGCCTTGGGCTGCACGCCGTCGGCCTTGACCCGTTACCTCAAGGAGGAAAAAGCGGTATGGGCGCGGGCGCGGGAAATCCGGATCGGAAAGGGCCTGCATCCTTTGAAATAG
- a CDS encoding glycosyltransferase family 4 protein codes for MKKPRVLYISSTYSRDERDNQNPWMIDTIRHLQAAGYEVEVLAPSYKGLRSHVVGGVTVFRFRYFFASRETLTHDQGAPNKIRGSVLFKLLFFPYLFFGALAAMRLARKREYDFIHCHWPFPHGLMGWAACRAARNRPALVLHFHGACLLLAAKFKPIAPLIRFCLRRAQGVVSNSSFTAGLVEKLMPLPFPQRVIAFGSPLKGDPLPAPRHPVKLILTVGRVVERKGIVYLLRALPLIAAEVDAKIAIVGKGDPKVEADLRRVTEELRLGERVVFAGKVPEDELIRWYRDCDVFCLPAIVDSQGETEGLGVVLLEALTYARPVAASDVGGIPDIIRHGQTGLLCPQKDPEALARVILELLKDPERAEKLGRQGRELVEREFSWEHVLAQWDAFYAETAAR; via the coding sequence GTGAAAAAGCCCCGCGTCCTGTATATCTCTTCCACTTACAGCCGGGACGAGCGCGATAACCAGAATCCCTGGATGATCGACACCATCCGCCACTTGCAGGCGGCAGGCTACGAGGTGGAGGTCTTGGCCCCTTCTTACAAGGGCCTGCGCAGCCATGTCGTCGGCGGGGTCACGGTCTTCCGCTTCCGCTACTTCTTCGCCTCCCGCGAGACCTTGACCCATGATCAGGGCGCCCCCAACAAGATCCGCGGCAGCGTGCTTTTCAAGCTGCTCTTCTTCCCTTACCTCTTCTTCGGCGCCCTGGCGGCCATGCGCCTGGCGCGCAAACGCGAGTACGATTTCATCCATTGCCATTGGCCCTTTCCGCACGGCCTGATGGGCTGGGCCGCCTGCCGGGCCGCGCGCAATCGTCCCGCCCTGGTGCTTCACTTCCACGGGGCATGCCTGCTGCTGGCCGCCAAGTTCAAGCCCATCGCCCCGCTGATCCGCTTTTGCCTCCGGCGGGCCCAAGGCGTGGTTTCCAATTCGAGTTTCACCGCGGGCCTGGTCGAAAAGCTCATGCCCCTGCCCTTCCCTCAGCGCGTGATCGCTTTCGGATCGCCGCTCAAGGGAGATCCCCTGCCTGCGCCGCGGCACCCCGTAAAGCTCATCCTCACCGTGGGCCGCGTGGTGGAACGCAAAGGCATCGTCTATCTGCTGCGCGCCCTTCCCCTCATCGCCGCCGAAGTGGACGCCAAGATCGCCATCGTGGGCAAAGGGGATCCCAAGGTGGAAGCGGACCTGCGGAGGGTAACCGAGGAGTTACGCCTGGGGGAGCGGGTCGTTTTCGCCGGCAAGGTTCCAGAAGACGAATTGATCCGTTGGTACCGCGACTGCGACGTATTCTGCCTGCCCGCCATCGTCGATTCGCAGGGAGAGACGGAAGGGCTGGGAGTGGTGCTGCTGGAAGCCCTGACCTATGCGCGCCCCGTGGCCGCCTCCGACGTGGGCGGCATTCCCGACATCATCCGGCATGGCCAAACCGGGCTGCTTTGCCCCCAGAAGGATCCGGAAGCCTTGGCGCGCGTGATCCTGGAACTCCTGAAGGATCCGGAACGCGCGGAAAAGCTGGGTCGGCAGGGGCGGGAATTGGTGGAACGGGAATTCTCCTGGGAACACGTGCTCGCGCAATGGGACGCCTTCTACGCCGAGACCGCCGCGCGATAG